The Miscanthus floridulus cultivar M001 chromosome 17, ASM1932011v1, whole genome shotgun sequence genome has a window encoding:
- the LOC136515087 gene encoding probable apyrase 7: MRLSSSLQDLPTFTRIDALERGSSVGSDLSSGRAKPVRMLQRDGAVASFSKERTPPSSPTNRKKCMRAAGCAIALILLVFFAYGSWRYFHVFLSEGSSEYYVVLDCGSTGTRVYVYEWHINHNDANAFPIVLRPLGNAPKKKSGKLTRLYQRMETEPGLSKLVHNESGLKKAIEPLLQMAEKLIPRHAHKHTPLFLYATAGVRKLPSADSEWLLDKAWDILNNSSFLCSRDRVKIISGMDEAYYGWIALNHHMNMLGTSSSKMTYGSLDLGGSSLQVTFENDKSVQDETSIRLSIGSVDHHLSAYSLTGYGLNDAFDKSVAHLVKRLGGAASNGKVQVKHPCLQTGYKEDYVCSYCHPLKQDGSPSVGEKNTGKEKQGIAVELVGAPQWNECSALAKVTVNLSEWSSASPGLDCNIHPCALASNFPQPHGQFFAMSGFFVVFKFFNLTADATLVDVLKRGQEFCEKPWKVAKSSVPPQPFVEQYCFRAPYIASLLREGLQIKDSQVIIGSGSITWTLGVALLEAGQALYSRLDIQGYRILHREINPNILIVLFLISIVLVICAMLCVSNSIPRSFRKSYLPLHRHNSGGSSVLGMGLPFKHLWNPISSGDGRTKTPLSPTVAGSDPHPFGMSHGLGGSSVQLMESSRQSLGAYHSYSVGSLGQMQFSSGVRNPSRGQTTLQSRRSQSREDLISSLADIHVPKV; encoded by the exons ATgcgtctttcttcttctcttcaAGATCTGCCGACCTTCACTAGAATTGATGCTTTGGAAAGGGGCTCTAGTGTTGGCAGTGATCTGAGCTCAGGGCGTGCAAAACCTGTCCGCATGCTTCAAAGAGATGGTGCTGTGGCAAGCTTTTCAAAAGAAAGAACACCCCCATCATCACCGACAAATAGAAAGAAATGCATGAGAGCAGCCGGATGTGCTATTGCACTGATCTTATTGGTGTTCTTTGCATATGGTTCTTGGAGATATTTCCATGTGTTCCTCTCTGAAGGAAGCTCTGAATACTATGTGGTTCTTGATTGTGGCAGCACTGGTACAAGAGTTTATGTCTATGAATGGCATATTAATCATAATGACGCAAATGCATTTCCTATTGTTTTGAGACCTTTAGGGAATGCTCCTAAGAAGAAATCTGGTAAATTAACCCGATTATATCAGCGAATGGAGACAGAACCTGGATTGAGCAAGCTCGTTCACAATGAATCCGGATTGAAGAAGGCAATAGAGCCCCTTCTTCAAATGGCTGAGAAATTGATCCCTAGACATGCACACAAACACACTCCACTTTTTCTATATGCTACTGCTGGTGTCCGCAAGCTACCTAGTGCAGATTCAGAGTGGCTCCTGGATAAGGCCTGGGATATTCTGAACAATTCATCATTTTTATGTAGTAGAGACAGAGTTAAGATCATTAGTGGCATGGATGAAGCTTATTATGGATGGATAGCTCTTAACCACCACATGAATATGCTTGGCACCTCATCATCTAAAATGACATATGGTTCACTTGATTTAGGTGGATCATCATTACAGGTTACATTTGAGAATGATAAATCGGTGCAGGATGAGACAAGCATTCGTCTGAGTATTGGTTCAGTTGATCATCACCTTAGTGCTTATTCTCTTACTGGTTATGGGTTAAATGATGCATTTGATAAATCTGTAGCACATCTAGTGAAAAGGTTGGGAGGAGCAGCTAGTAACGGCAAGGTTCAAGTCAAACATCCCTGTCTACAGACTGGATACAAAGAAGATTACGTTTGTTCTTACTGCCACCCATTAAAACAAGATGGAAGTCCCAGTGTTGGTGAGAAGAACACTGGCAAAGAGAAGCAGGGAATAGCTGTTGAACTGGTTGGAGCACCTCAGTGGAATGAATGTAGTGCTCTTGCAAAAGTAACAGTCAACCTTTCTGAGTGGTCCAGTGCAAGTCCAGGGCTTGATTGTAATATTCATCCTTGTGCTCTTGCTTCTAACTTTCCCCAACCACATGGGCAGTTTTTTGCTATGTCTGGCTTCTTTGTcgtttttaaattttttaattTGACTGCTGATGCGACTCTAGTTGATGTTCTAAAAAGAGGTCAGGAGTTTTGTGAAAAACCATGGAAAGTTGCAAAGAGTAGTGTTCCTCCACAGCCTTTTGTAGAACAATATTGCTTCAGAGCTCCTTATATTGCTTCACTACTGAGAGAGGGATTGCAGATTAAAGATAGTCAGGTGATAATCGGCTCTGGCAGTATTACTTGGACACTTGGAGTTGCTTTGTTGGAGGCTGGTCAGGCATTATATTCACGACTAGATATTCAAGGATACCGAATACTGCACCGGGAGATAAACCCAAATATTCTCATAGTATTGTTTCTGATTTCAATTGTGTTGGTCATATGTGCCATGCTATGCGTCAGCAATTCAATCCCAAGATCATTCCGCAAGTCTTATCTGCCACTTCATAGGCATAATTCTGGAGGCAGTTCTGTTCTTGGTATGGGATTGCCTTTCAAACATTTATGGAATCCCATTAGTTCAG GTGATGGAAGAACAAAGACACCACTGAGCCCTACTGTTGCTGGGTCAGATCCTCATCCATTTGGTATGAGCCATGGATTAGGAGGCAGCAGTGTTCAGCTTATGGAGTCCTCGAGGCAATCCTTGGGCGCCTATCACAGCTATTCTGTTGGGAGCTTAGGTCAGATGCAGTTTTCCAGTGGTGTGAGGAACCCTAGCCGAGGTCAGACTACACTTCAAAGCCGGAGGTCACAATCAAGAGAAGATCTCATTTCTTCACTTGCTGATATTCATGTTCCAAAAGTGTAG